The following coding sequences are from one Triplophysa dalaica isolate WHDGS20190420 chromosome 12, ASM1584641v1, whole genome shotgun sequence window:
- the c12h1orf43 gene encoding protein C1orf43 homolog yields MAGEPITLSGVNVVLVMAYGSLVFVLLFIFVKRQIMRFAMKSRRGPHVPLGHNAPKELREEIDFRLSKVNDIRFEPTLLSKEDNRLKHQGRTSCYNYLYRMQALDAIRDSDIPFHEMCRSASALTGRRYKNWLMELRNSHSVFKSSNCALIDRLLEGYDNARHGAGVFGEPEYVKYKQDLAQLATIVKTHSSTTSLNQQHQSAAKDLTSSSGPSNASTIQVTYLPSTGQRSKRPKHFLELKNFKDNYNTLESTL; encoded by the exons ATGGCGGGGGAACCAATCACGCTTTCTGGTGTAAATGTTGTGCTCGTTATGGCCTACGGCAGCCTG GTTTTTGTGCTGCTCTTCATCTTTGTGAAAAGACAGATCATGAGATTCGCTATGAAGTCTCGCAGAGGACCGCACGTCCCGTTGGGTCATAATGCACCTAAG GAACTGAGAGAAGAGATTGACTTCCGTTTGTCTAAAGTGAACGACATTCGCTTTGAGCCAACACTGCTCTCTAAAGAAGACAACAGACTGAAGCATCAAGGCCGGACTA GCTGTTATAACTACCTCTACAGAATGCAAGCATTAGATGCCATCAGAGACTCTG ATATTCCATTCCATGAGATGTGTCGCAGTGCCAGCGCTTTAACTGGACGACGCTACAAGAACTGGCTGATGGAACTGCGAAACTCTCACTCTGTCTTTAAGTCGAGTAACTGCGCACTTATAGATCGCTTACTGGAGGGATACGACAACGCTCGCCACGGAGCCGGG GTGTTCGGTGAGCCAGAATATGTCAAGTATAAGCAAGATCTGGCGCAGCTGGCCACTAT TGTAAAGACCCACTCCAGCACCACCAGTCTAAACCAGCAGCACCAATCGGCCGCCAAAGATCTGACCAGTTCTTCTGGACCCTCGAATGCCTCTACCATTCAAGTCACATACCTGCCCTCCACAGGGCAGCGCAGCAAGAGGCCCAAGCACTTCCTGGAACTCAAAAACTTTAAGGACAATTACAACACTCTAGAGAGCACACTGTAG
- the si:dkey-92i15.4 gene encoding uncharacterized protein si:dkey-92i15.4 isoform X1 produces MNLQTKHIFGRQLSEPDASVDTTRDVDLSSAAAAQGQSVKPFGSAAARFQIRSAKTLQYGPAKHIYQDKTAVERSKEEMKTFYESNKSKSLDWRGAGIRTGYRNTTGVSSGTQIFGQHLRRSESLNRNDPNYQITSYTEDNQPNSVPWRFQGSSLTGQGDRKDYPNSESTPDTMKQFTFAMEKTGGGQSLPVRLKSRPSQHSIGDNRSPSAQVQHGDSGPDQPDNKIGIRVREQGLTITEEVTGNQTIMERIEKLYGANCTDTKSDANSKDLLNEKRNCTSDSGQVLRHRKTCTDSPSGPLSPSDSQQTRPSYTVEKSGTFPRWLSKNEQTFFDKIQEPSTPEIRNDQRDASAGVILAKPMRMETHTHKKFQSFTSADEKTSKIRSLERTRSNLSDIPQPSRTHAQATGLEGGSNISKRQLPIIATSGGIKKETKKEEPTQPKYPLSSRGAAQGETYQEDPKAEGGKGDGLLEFSSDSVKNTIHKFEAVMQQSQSGPQILRPRRALSVPEQPKPVIHVKKSDSDMNLKFTRVMGNTESAGTNPGYKVKEPAGNLDLNRTPQSNPTIQVKPTSEQKMKTYKTSIDIIPTFPKLHEPKPNQPNTYDKIRTTVRYRHMDEPDLAIVPRSGLPNTGTIEKKSRNPTFQPTGSQQSNDNRLIKQPSICVNMDDDKGDYDDDDTPTNSPNRDPLTINMQSQSNTVKPQTSAQTSYTGVFTSVKSAANGTLPKAVSNPSASIGPAQTLYSSLNNSNNNNYNTISNDPNTYGIWSSDEEDDDEDYEGTDSGDSDSGESSVTVTSNMSRSDRKSFSLSYVELCIYGGVDYKPSDGSLSEDGEDWAPSRSASLSSNMSGFSSVTLLSNHEMDRLLDDVKNLGDDTLQKYEDIQVVVLHKEVGCGLGFTLAGGVDQNKPVTVHKVIAEGVAAQEGSIFEGDWVLSINGTPLQTCAHWEALRTLRKTRSQAMAVVVLQRGDQNETQHRKEAIHRPQTGKGISVTVNKSSYDLGFSLEGGVDSSSGDKPLTVQKVFQGGPVNKVFPGDELLEVQGKSLMGMRRLEAWNLIRRLSPGPVEVLLHRPHQPY; encoded by the exons ATGAATTTGcaaactaaacacatttttggacGTCAGTTGTCCGAACCAGATGCATCGGTTGACACAACTAGAGATGTAGATTTATCCAGTGCAGCAGCCGCACAGGGGCAAAGTGTGAAACCTTTTGGCTCTGCGGCCGCTAGATTCCAAATCCGCTCTGCTAAAACACTCCAGTATGGACCCgcaaaacacatttatcaagACAAGACAGCAGTTGAAAGAAGCAAAGAAGAGATGAAGACATTTTATGAGTCAAACAAAAGCAAAAGCTTAGACTGGAGAGGGGCAGGTATTAGAACAGGATATAGAAACACAACAGGGGTGTCTAGTGGGACCCAGATTTTCGGTCAACATCTTAGGCGCTCTGAAAGTTTGAATAGAAATGATCCAAACTACCAGATCACATCGTACACTGAAGATAATCAACCTAATAGTGTTCCATGGAGGTTTCAGGGTTCCAGTTTAACCGGACAAGGGGACAGAAAAGATTACCCGAACTCAGAATCTACGCCTGATACAATGAAACAGTTCACGTTTGCTATGGAAAAGACAGGTGGTGGTCAGTCACTCCCTGTCAGGTTGAAATCAAGACCTAGCCAACATAGTATTGGAGACAATAGGAGTCCCTCGGCACAGGTGCAACATGGTGACTCCGGTCCTGATCAACCGGACAACAAAATAGGAATTCGGGTCAGAGAGCAAGGACTAACCATTACAGAGGAGGTGACTGGAAATCAAACAATTATGGAAAGAATTGAGAAACTCTATGGGGCAAATTGTACAGATACTAAGTCGGATGCAAACTCAAAAGATTTGCTCAATGAGAAACGCAACTGTACTTCAGATTCTGGTCAGGTCCTACGTCACAGAAAAACATGCACCGATTCACCTTCTGGACCTCTATCTCCCTCTGACAGCCAACAGACGAGGCCTTCATACACTGTAGAAAAATCTGGAACATTCCCAAGATGGTTGtctaaaaatgaacaaacgTTCTTCGATAAGATTCAAGAACCATCTACCCCAGAGATCAGAAATGACCAAAGGGATGCTTCTGCGGGTGTCATCTTGGCAAAGCCTATGAGAATGGAAACACATACTCATAAAAAGTTTCAATCATTTACGTCCGCAGATGAGAAGACAAGTAAAATAAGGTCCTTAGAAAGAACCAGGAGTAACCTTTCTGACATTCCTCAACCCAGTAGAACACATGCTCAGGCCACGGGTTTAGAAGGTGGTTCAAACATCTCCAAACGACAGCTACCAATAATAGCAACGTCTGGGGGTATCAAGAAAGAAACCAAGAAAGAAGAACCAACCCAACCCAAGTATCCACTATCCTCAAGGGGAGCAGCCCAGGGTGAAACGTATCAAGAGGATCCGAAGGCTGAAGGAGGGAAAGGAGATGGTCTGCTAGAATTCTCTTCGGACTCCGTGAAAAATACCATCCACAAGTTTGAAGCTGTGATGCAACAAAGCCAAAGCGGGCCACAAATTTTACGTCCCAGAAGAGCCTTATCAGTACCAGAGCAACCCAAGCCTGTGATCCATGTGAAGAAGAGTGATTCAGATATGAATCTTAAATTTACAAGAGTCATGGGGAACACAGAGAGCGCAGGAACAAATCCTGGTTATAAAGTTAAGGAGCCAGCAGGCAATCTAGATCTAAACAGAACTCCCCAATCAAATCCCACAATCCAAGTAAAACCCacatcagaacaaaagatgaagACATACAAAACAAGTATTGACATAATTCCAACGTTCCCAAAACTCCATGAACCAAAGCCTAATCAACCTAACACATATGATAAAATTAGGACAACTGTGCGTTACAGACACATGGATGAACCGGATCTTGCCATCGTTCCTCGTTCAGGGCTTCCAAACACAGGAACAATAGAGAAGAAATCAAGGAATCCGACTTTTCAACCTACAGGCTCACAACAGTCAAACGACAACCGTTTAATAAAGCAACCAAGcatttgtgtaaatatggaTGATGATAAAGGCGACTATGATGACGATGACACACCTACTAATTCTCCAAATAGAGATCCTCTCACAATAAACATGCAAAGTCAAAGTAACACAGTAAAACCACAAACCTCAGCGCAAACCTCATATACAGGTGTATTCACCTCAGTGAAGTCAGCAGCCAATGGCACTCTCCCTAAAGCCGTCTCCAATCCTTCTGCTTCCATCGGTCCTGCTCAGACACTCTATTCCTCGCTCAATAATTCTAACAATAATAACTATAACACAATAAGCAATGATCCAAACACATATGGCATATGGAGCTCTGATGAAGAAGACGATGATGAGGACTATGAGGGAACGGATTCAGGAGACTCTGACTCAGGAGAATCATCTGTGACCGTAACAAGCAACATGAGCAGATCAGATCGCAAAAGCTTTTCTTTGAG TTATGTGGAACTATGTATTTACGGTGGAGTGGACTATAAACCATCAGATGGAAGTCTGTCAGAGGATGGTGAGGACTGGGCGCCCTCACGCTCTGCCTCTCTGAGCTCAAACATGTCGGGGTTCTCCTCTGTGACCCTGCTGAGCAATCATGAGATGGATCGCCTGCTGGATGATGTCAAAAACTTGGGAGACGACACCCTGCAG AAGTATGAAGATATTCAGGTGGTTGTATTGCACAAGGAGGTGGGGTGTGGTTTAGGATTTACCTTGGCAGGTGGAGTGGATCAGAATAAACCAGTGACG GTCCACAAAGTGATTGCTGAAGGAGTTGCAGCACAGGAAGGCTCTATCTTTGAGGGTGACTGGGTTCTGTCGATCAACGGCACGCCCCTGCAGACGTGTGCTCACTGGGAGGCTCTGAGGACGCTGAGGAAAACGAGGAGTCAGGCCATGGCAGTGGTGGTTCTGCAGAGAGGCGACCAAAATGAGACACAGCACAGAAAAGAGGCCATTCACAGACCACAGACAG GCAAGGGAATTTCTGTCACCGTAAACAAGTCCAGCTATGATCTTGGCTTTAGTCTGGAAGGAGGGGTGGACTCCAGCTCGGGAGACAAACCCCTGACTGTACAAAAAGTCTTCCAGG GTGGACCAGTGAATAAAGTGTTTCCTGGGGATGAGTTGTTGGAAGTGCAAGGCAAGAGTTTGATGGGCATGAGACGTCTTGAAGCGTGGAATCTAATAAGGAGACTGTCCCCTGGACCTGTGGAGGTCTTATTACACCGTCCTCACCAACCATATTAA
- the si:dkey-92i15.4 gene encoding uncharacterized protein si:dkey-92i15.4 isoform X2, with amino-acid sequence MNLQTKHIFGRQLSEPDASVDTTRDVDLSSAAAAQGQSVKPFGSAAARFQIRSAKTLQYGPAKHIYQDKTAVERSKEEMKTFYESNKSKSLDWRGAGIRTGYRNTTGVSSGTQIFGQHLRRSESLNRNDPNYQITSYTEDNQPNSVPWRFQGSSLTGQGDRKDYPNSESTPDTMKQFTFAMEKTGGGQSLPVRLKSRPSQHSIGDNRSPSAQVQHGDSGPDQPDNKIGIRVREQGLTITEEVTGNQTIMERIEKLYGANCTDTKSDANSKDLLNEKRNCTSDSGQVLRHRKTCTDSPSGPLSPSDSQQTRPSYTVEKSGTFPRWLSKNEQTFFDKIQEPSTPEIRNDQRDASAGVILAKPMRMETHTHKKFQSFTSADEKTSKIRSLERTRSNLSDIPQPSRTHAQATGLEGGSNISKRQLPIIATSGGIKKETKKEEPTQPKYPLSSRGAAQGETYQEDPKAEGGKGDGLLEFSSDSVKNTIHKFEAVMQQSQSGPQILRPRRALSVPEQPKPVIHVKKSDSDMNLKFTRVMGNTESAGTNPGYKVKEPAGNLDLNRTPQSNPTIQVKPTSEQKMKTYKTSIDIIPTFPKLHEPKPNQPNTYDKIRTTVRYRHMDEPDLAIVPRSGLPNTGTIEKKSRNPTFQPTGSQQSNDNRLIKQPSICVNMDDDKGDYDDDDTPTNSPNRDPLTINMQSQSNTVKPQTSAQTSYTGVFTSVKSAANGTLPKAVSNPSASIGPAQTLYSSLNNSNNNNYNTISNDPNTYGIWSSDEEDDDEDYEGTDSGDSDSGESSVTVTSNMSRSDRKSFSLSYVELCIYGGVDYKPSDGSLSEDGEDWAPSRSASLSSNMSGFSSVTLLSNHEMDRLLDDVKNLGDDTLQYEDIQVVVLHKEVGCGLGFTLAGGVDQNKPVTVHKVIAEGVAAQEGSIFEGDWVLSINGTPLQTCAHWEALRTLRKTRSQAMAVVVLQRGDQNETQHRKEAIHRPQTGKGISVTVNKSSYDLGFSLEGGVDSSSGDKPLTVQKVFQGGPVNKVFPGDELLEVQGKSLMGMRRLEAWNLIRRLSPGPVEVLLHRPHQPY; translated from the exons ATGAATTTGcaaactaaacacatttttggacGTCAGTTGTCCGAACCAGATGCATCGGTTGACACAACTAGAGATGTAGATTTATCCAGTGCAGCAGCCGCACAGGGGCAAAGTGTGAAACCTTTTGGCTCTGCGGCCGCTAGATTCCAAATCCGCTCTGCTAAAACACTCCAGTATGGACCCgcaaaacacatttatcaagACAAGACAGCAGTTGAAAGAAGCAAAGAAGAGATGAAGACATTTTATGAGTCAAACAAAAGCAAAAGCTTAGACTGGAGAGGGGCAGGTATTAGAACAGGATATAGAAACACAACAGGGGTGTCTAGTGGGACCCAGATTTTCGGTCAACATCTTAGGCGCTCTGAAAGTTTGAATAGAAATGATCCAAACTACCAGATCACATCGTACACTGAAGATAATCAACCTAATAGTGTTCCATGGAGGTTTCAGGGTTCCAGTTTAACCGGACAAGGGGACAGAAAAGATTACCCGAACTCAGAATCTACGCCTGATACAATGAAACAGTTCACGTTTGCTATGGAAAAGACAGGTGGTGGTCAGTCACTCCCTGTCAGGTTGAAATCAAGACCTAGCCAACATAGTATTGGAGACAATAGGAGTCCCTCGGCACAGGTGCAACATGGTGACTCCGGTCCTGATCAACCGGACAACAAAATAGGAATTCGGGTCAGAGAGCAAGGACTAACCATTACAGAGGAGGTGACTGGAAATCAAACAATTATGGAAAGAATTGAGAAACTCTATGGGGCAAATTGTACAGATACTAAGTCGGATGCAAACTCAAAAGATTTGCTCAATGAGAAACGCAACTGTACTTCAGATTCTGGTCAGGTCCTACGTCACAGAAAAACATGCACCGATTCACCTTCTGGACCTCTATCTCCCTCTGACAGCCAACAGACGAGGCCTTCATACACTGTAGAAAAATCTGGAACATTCCCAAGATGGTTGtctaaaaatgaacaaacgTTCTTCGATAAGATTCAAGAACCATCTACCCCAGAGATCAGAAATGACCAAAGGGATGCTTCTGCGGGTGTCATCTTGGCAAAGCCTATGAGAATGGAAACACATACTCATAAAAAGTTTCAATCATTTACGTCCGCAGATGAGAAGACAAGTAAAATAAGGTCCTTAGAAAGAACCAGGAGTAACCTTTCTGACATTCCTCAACCCAGTAGAACACATGCTCAGGCCACGGGTTTAGAAGGTGGTTCAAACATCTCCAAACGACAGCTACCAATAATAGCAACGTCTGGGGGTATCAAGAAAGAAACCAAGAAAGAAGAACCAACCCAACCCAAGTATCCACTATCCTCAAGGGGAGCAGCCCAGGGTGAAACGTATCAAGAGGATCCGAAGGCTGAAGGAGGGAAAGGAGATGGTCTGCTAGAATTCTCTTCGGACTCCGTGAAAAATACCATCCACAAGTTTGAAGCTGTGATGCAACAAAGCCAAAGCGGGCCACAAATTTTACGTCCCAGAAGAGCCTTATCAGTACCAGAGCAACCCAAGCCTGTGATCCATGTGAAGAAGAGTGATTCAGATATGAATCTTAAATTTACAAGAGTCATGGGGAACACAGAGAGCGCAGGAACAAATCCTGGTTATAAAGTTAAGGAGCCAGCAGGCAATCTAGATCTAAACAGAACTCCCCAATCAAATCCCACAATCCAAGTAAAACCCacatcagaacaaaagatgaagACATACAAAACAAGTATTGACATAATTCCAACGTTCCCAAAACTCCATGAACCAAAGCCTAATCAACCTAACACATATGATAAAATTAGGACAACTGTGCGTTACAGACACATGGATGAACCGGATCTTGCCATCGTTCCTCGTTCAGGGCTTCCAAACACAGGAACAATAGAGAAGAAATCAAGGAATCCGACTTTTCAACCTACAGGCTCACAACAGTCAAACGACAACCGTTTAATAAAGCAACCAAGcatttgtgtaaatatggaTGATGATAAAGGCGACTATGATGACGATGACACACCTACTAATTCTCCAAATAGAGATCCTCTCACAATAAACATGCAAAGTCAAAGTAACACAGTAAAACCACAAACCTCAGCGCAAACCTCATATACAGGTGTATTCACCTCAGTGAAGTCAGCAGCCAATGGCACTCTCCCTAAAGCCGTCTCCAATCCTTCTGCTTCCATCGGTCCTGCTCAGACACTCTATTCCTCGCTCAATAATTCTAACAATAATAACTATAACACAATAAGCAATGATCCAAACACATATGGCATATGGAGCTCTGATGAAGAAGACGATGATGAGGACTATGAGGGAACGGATTCAGGAGACTCTGACTCAGGAGAATCATCTGTGACCGTAACAAGCAACATGAGCAGATCAGATCGCAAAAGCTTTTCTTTGAG TTATGTGGAACTATGTATTTACGGTGGAGTGGACTATAAACCATCAGATGGAAGTCTGTCAGAGGATGGTGAGGACTGGGCGCCCTCACGCTCTGCCTCTCTGAGCTCAAACATGTCGGGGTTCTCCTCTGTGACCCTGCTGAGCAATCATGAGATGGATCGCCTGCTGGATGATGTCAAAAACTTGGGAGACGACACCCTGCAG TATGAAGATATTCAGGTGGTTGTATTGCACAAGGAGGTGGGGTGTGGTTTAGGATTTACCTTGGCAGGTGGAGTGGATCAGAATAAACCAGTGACG GTCCACAAAGTGATTGCTGAAGGAGTTGCAGCACAGGAAGGCTCTATCTTTGAGGGTGACTGGGTTCTGTCGATCAACGGCACGCCCCTGCAGACGTGTGCTCACTGGGAGGCTCTGAGGACGCTGAGGAAAACGAGGAGTCAGGCCATGGCAGTGGTGGTTCTGCAGAGAGGCGACCAAAATGAGACACAGCACAGAAAAGAGGCCATTCACAGACCACAGACAG GCAAGGGAATTTCTGTCACCGTAAACAAGTCCAGCTATGATCTTGGCTTTAGTCTGGAAGGAGGGGTGGACTCCAGCTCGGGAGACAAACCCCTGACTGTACAAAAAGTCTTCCAGG GTGGACCAGTGAATAAAGTGTTTCCTGGGGATGAGTTGTTGGAAGTGCAAGGCAAGAGTTTGATGGGCATGAGACGTCTTGAAGCGTGGAATCTAATAAGGAGACTGTCCCCTGGACCTGTGGAGGTCTTATTACACCGTCCTCACCAACCATATTAA
- the aqp10a gene encoding aquaporin-10a isoform X2 — MSHVKKAIKRMKVENELARQILGELLGTFVLLLFGCAAAAQVKTSRETRGQFLSVNMAFSVGVMSAMYLCRAVSGAHLNPAVSLSFCVLGDLPWFKLLPYSLAQLLGAYLGSGLVYLIYYDAIMEFSGGVLTVFGPNETASIFATYPTDVVSVQTNFLDQVVGTAMLMLCILPLNDKRNAPAPEALLPPIVATVVLGISMSMSANCGAAINPARDLGPRLFSLTAGWGIEVFTCYDYFFWIPIVAPMIGGVVGSIIYLVFIQWHLPEVDDATESECIEVKDQTKVVEHNDLQQSSKKEESYLKLSSL, encoded by the exons ATGAGCCACGTTAAAAAAGCGATTAAGAGGATGAAGGTGGAAAATGAATTGGCACGACAGATTTTAGGAGAGCTCCTAGGAACTTTTGTCCTGCTG CTGTTTGGTTGTGCTGCAGCAGCCCAAGTGAAAACCAGCAGAGAAACAAGAGGGCAATTTCTGTCTGTTAACATGGCCTTCTCTGTAGGTGTCATGTCTGCAATGTACCTATGCAGGGCAGTCTCTG GAGCTCATCTAAATCCAGCTGTGTCTCTGAGTTTCTGTGTGTTGGGTGATCTACCTTGGTTTAAGTTGTTGCCGTATTCTCTGGCTCAGCTGTTGGGGGCGTACCTTGGCTCTGGGCTGGTCTATCTCATCTACTATG ATGCAATTATGGAGTTTAGTGGTGGAGTTCTGACTGTATTTGGCCCTAATGAAACTGCAAGCATCTTTGCCACCTACCCAACTGACGTGGTGTCAGTGCAGACCAACTTTCTGGATCAG GTGGTTGGTACAGCCATGCTGATGTTGTGCATTCTACCtctaaatgataaaagaaatgCTCCTGCACCTGAGGCACTGCTCCCTCCCATCGTAGCAACCGTCGTGCTGGGCATTTCCATGTCAATGTCAGCTAATTGTGGAGCAGCCATAAATCCAGCCCGTGACCTTGGTCCACGTCTCTTCAGTCTCACTGCAGGCTGGGGCATTGAAGTCTTCAC ATGCTATGACTACTTCTTCTGGATTCCAATAGTGGCCCCTATGATAGGGGGTGTGGTGGGCTCAATCATATATCTGGTTTTCATTCAGTGGCATTTGCCTGAGGTGGATGATGCCACCGAATCTGAATGCATAGAGGTTAAAGATCAAACAAAGGTTGTGGAGCACAATGACCTGCAACAATCATCCAAAAAGGAAGAGTCATACCTTAAACTATCAAGCCTTTGA
- the aqp10a gene encoding aquaporin-10a isoform X1 codes for MSHVKKAIKRMKVENELARQILGELLGTFVLLLFGCAAAAQVKTSRETRGQFLSVNMAFSVGVMSAMYLCRAVSGAHLNPAVSLSFCVLGDLPWFKLLPYSLAQLLGAYLGSGLVYLIYYGKKIQNVLKIISNILLKLSLLFCIPPDAIMEFSGGVLTVFGPNETASIFATYPTDVVSVQTNFLDQVVGTAMLMLCILPLNDKRNAPAPEALLPPIVATVVLGISMSMSANCGAAINPARDLGPRLFSLTAGWGIEVFTCYDYFFWIPIVAPMIGGVVGSIIYLVFIQWHLPEVDDATESECIEVKDQTKVVEHNDLQQSSKKEESYLKLSSL; via the exons ATGAGCCACGTTAAAAAAGCGATTAAGAGGATGAAGGTGGAAAATGAATTGGCACGACAGATTTTAGGAGAGCTCCTAGGAACTTTTGTCCTGCTG CTGTTTGGTTGTGCTGCAGCAGCCCAAGTGAAAACCAGCAGAGAAACAAGAGGGCAATTTCTGTCTGTTAACATGGCCTTCTCTGTAGGTGTCATGTCTGCAATGTACCTATGCAGGGCAGTCTCTG GAGCTCATCTAAATCCAGCTGTGTCTCTGAGTTTCTGTGTGTTGGGTGATCTACCTTGGTTTAAGTTGTTGCCGTATTCTCTGGCTCAGCTGTTGGGGGCGTACCTTGGCTCTGGGCTGGTCTATCTCATCTACTATGGTAAGAAAATACAGaacgtattaaaaataatatcaaatattttattgaaactaTCACTTCTCTTCTGTATTCCACCAGATGCAATTATGGAGTTTAGTGGTGGAGTTCTGACTGTATTTGGCCCTAATGAAACTGCAAGCATCTTTGCCACCTACCCAACTGACGTGGTGTCAGTGCAGACCAACTTTCTGGATCAG GTGGTTGGTACAGCCATGCTGATGTTGTGCATTCTACCtctaaatgataaaagaaatgCTCCTGCACCTGAGGCACTGCTCCCTCCCATCGTAGCAACCGTCGTGCTGGGCATTTCCATGTCAATGTCAGCTAATTGTGGAGCAGCCATAAATCCAGCCCGTGACCTTGGTCCACGTCTCTTCAGTCTCACTGCAGGCTGGGGCATTGAAGTCTTCAC ATGCTATGACTACTTCTTCTGGATTCCAATAGTGGCCCCTATGATAGGGGGTGTGGTGGGCTCAATCATATATCTGGTTTTCATTCAGTGGCATTTGCCTGAGGTGGATGATGCCACCGAATCTGAATGCATAGAGGTTAAAGATCAAACAAAGGTTGTGGAGCACAATGACCTGCAACAATCATCCAAAAAGGAAGAGTCATACCTTAAACTATCAAGCCTTTGA
- the aqp10a gene encoding aquaporin-10a isoform X3 — protein MSHVKKAIKRMKVENELARQILGELLGTFVLLLFGCAAAAQVKTSRETRGQFLSVNMAFSVGVMSAMYLCRAVSAHLNPAVSLSFCVLGDLPWFKLLPYSLAQLLGAYLGSGLVYLIYYDAIMEFSGGVLTVFGPNETASIFATYPTDVVSVQTNFLDQVVGTAMLMLCILPLNDKRNAPAPEALLPPIVATVVLGISMSMSANCGAAINPARDLGPRLFSLTAGWGIEVFTCYDYFFWIPIVAPMIGGVVGSIIYLVFIQWHLPEVDDATESECIEVKDQTKVVEHNDLQQSSKKEESYLKLSSL, from the exons ATGAGCCACGTTAAAAAAGCGATTAAGAGGATGAAGGTGGAAAATGAATTGGCACGACAGATTTTAGGAGAGCTCCTAGGAACTTTTGTCCTGCTG CTGTTTGGTTGTGCTGCAGCAGCCCAAGTGAAAACCAGCAGAGAAACAAGAGGGCAATTTCTGTCTGTTAACATGGCCTTCTCTGTAGGTGTCATGTCTGCAATGTACCTATGCAGGGCAGTCTCTG CTCATCTAAATCCAGCTGTGTCTCTGAGTTTCTGTGTGTTGGGTGATCTACCTTGGTTTAAGTTGTTGCCGTATTCTCTGGCTCAGCTGTTGGGGGCGTACCTTGGCTCTGGGCTGGTCTATCTCATCTACTATG ATGCAATTATGGAGTTTAGTGGTGGAGTTCTGACTGTATTTGGCCCTAATGAAACTGCAAGCATCTTTGCCACCTACCCAACTGACGTGGTGTCAGTGCAGACCAACTTTCTGGATCAG GTGGTTGGTACAGCCATGCTGATGTTGTGCATTCTACCtctaaatgataaaagaaatgCTCCTGCACCTGAGGCACTGCTCCCTCCCATCGTAGCAACCGTCGTGCTGGGCATTTCCATGTCAATGTCAGCTAATTGTGGAGCAGCCATAAATCCAGCCCGTGACCTTGGTCCACGTCTCTTCAGTCTCACTGCAGGCTGGGGCATTGAAGTCTTCAC ATGCTATGACTACTTCTTCTGGATTCCAATAGTGGCCCCTATGATAGGGGGTGTGGTGGGCTCAATCATATATCTGGTTTTCATTCAGTGGCATTTGCCTGAGGTGGATGATGCCACCGAATCTGAATGCATAGAGGTTAAAGATCAAACAAAGGTTGTGGAGCACAATGACCTGCAACAATCATCCAAAAAGGAAGAGTCATACCTTAAACTATCAAGCCTTTGA